One region of Patescibacteria group bacterium genomic DNA includes:
- a CDS encoding ferredoxin, with the protein MSIKVNQELCIGCGACASLCPDVFKMNEAGKSEVISQANVECAKNAAGSCPVQAISVN; encoded by the coding sequence ATGTCTATCAAAGTCAACCAGGAGCTTTGCATCGGCTGCGGGGCCTGCGCTTCGCTTTGCCCGGACGTTTTTAAAATGAACGAGGCGGGCAAGTCCGAAGTGATAAGTCAGGCAAATGTCGAATGCGCCAAAAATGCGGCCGGAAGCTGCCCGGTGCAGGCGATCAGCGTGAATTAA